The Pseudodesulfovibrio sediminis genome includes the window ATCAGCATCGGGTACCATGGCCTCACCACCGGCAAAACCGGCATTGGCAGCGTAGTCCAGAGTTTTCTGATCCACCGGGAACAAGCCGACCTTGCCGCCAGCCTCAATGGCCATGTTGGCAATGGTCATACGCCCTTCAATGGACATGTTGTCCACGACTTCACCGGAGTATTCCAGCGCCTTGTAAAGAGCACCGGAAACACCAAGCTGACCGATCTGGTTCAGCACAAAATCCTTTGCACCGACATACTGCTGCGGCGTACCGGTCAGGTTCACCTTGATGGTGGGCGGAACCTTGAACCAGGTTTCGCCCAGAGCCATGGCAGCACCGATATCGGTGGAACCCATGCCGGTAGCGAAAGCGCCCAGACCGCCATAGGTGCAGGTGTGGGAGTCTGCGCCCACAACGATGTCGCCAGGGCCAACAATGCCCTTCTCAGGCAGCAAGGCGTGCTCTACACCGACTTCGCCACATTCATAGTAATGGGTCACGCCCATTTTTTCGGCAAACTCACGCACGACTTTCACCTGCTCGGCGGAGTCGATATCCTTGTTGGGCGTAAAGTGATCACAGACAAGAGAAATCTTGTCCTGATCGAATACTTTTTTCGCACCCATGGCAGTAAAGGATTTGATCGCCAAGGGAGCCGTAATGTCATTGGCCAGGACCATGTCTACCTTGCACTGGACAATCTGCCCTGCACCGGAGACTTCCTGGTCCGTATGTTTCTGCAATATTTTTTCAGCTAAAGTCTGACCCATTTTCTATTTCTCCTCTTTGGCTTTTTCCAAACGGTTCAGGGCGTTTACCATGGCAAGCGCACTTGCCTTGACCACATCGCCATCATTGGCGCGGCCAACGGCTTTAACATTATCATGTTCTATACGGACAGCGACGCTGGCCAAGGCATCAGAGCCTTCGGTGACAGCGTTGACTGAATACACTTCAAGTTTGGGAGATATGCCCACCAATGAATAAATGGACTGAAAGGCGGCGTCAATGGAACCCTCACCAAATTTGCTGGTGCGCTTCACTTCCGCCTCACCTTCGGCACCGAATTCCATAACTGTTGCAGCATGGGGCGGCACATCGCCGGTTCCGGAAAAGACCGACATGTCCACCAAACGGAAACGATCGAGACGACGATACACATTCTCCAGAATCAAGGCTTCGACATCCTCGTCAAAGACCTGCTCCTTCTTGTCGGCCAAATCCTTGACCGCCTTGAAAAGAATCTGGATCTGCTCTTCATCCAGGGAGTATCCCAACTCCTCGGCTTTCTTCTTGACCGCGTGGGACCCGGAATGCTTGCCGATGACAATGTCATTGGACGTGCGACCTATGGAATCAGGGGTCATGATCTCATACGTCAGGCGGTTCTTGA containing:
- the leuC gene encoding 3-isopropylmalate dehydratase large subunit, encoding MGQTLAEKILQKHTDQEVSGAGQIVQCKVDMVLANDITAPLAIKSFTAMGAKKVFDQDKISLVCDHFTPNKDIDSAEQVKVVREFAEKMGVTHYYECGEVGVEHALLPEKGIVGPGDIVVGADSHTCTYGGLGAFATGMGSTDIGAAMALGETWFKVPPTIKVNLTGTPQQYVGAKDFVLNQIGQLGVSGALYKALEYSGEVVDNMSIEGRMTIANMAIEAGGKVGLFPVDQKTLDYAANAGFAGGEAMVPDADAEYERVLNIDVTDMAPQVACPHLPDNVKAVDDTAGLQIHQAVIGSCTNGRIEDMREAAAILKGRKVDPKVRCIILPATPAIWKACMSEGLMEVFMDSGCIVGPPTCGPCLGGHMGILAGGERCIATTNRNFKGRMGSLDAEVFLSNPAVAAASAIAGEIINPAKI